In one Rutidosis leptorrhynchoides isolate AG116_Rl617_1_P2 chromosome 8, CSIRO_AGI_Rlap_v1, whole genome shotgun sequence genomic region, the following are encoded:
- the LOC139861076 gene encoding uncharacterized protein: MWHEARRSEKKVHDMMDAARKRAQRRAVYLAKRRGDPQQSIQVSGSRCRVYRDDGLYQATEDQQGLIPWNGKQDVMIDRFDGRALLDFIREPDSRRFRVVEKTDEEEELEEFVSFERYRDLIKHRRRGFSDEEGLHHVNQEMEAKSAALLGLDRSHTAQAPANKGSYSQVGFSYDKDENQDSDDDDDDDEDEEDEDDFNSDDSNDEGMDIIAKEFGVKRYGWLVYMDKKAKEEERRQKEVVKGDPAIRKLSRKERRKASQIGRERERESARLSGSRVLHHDPYREPRRSPTYEAYPRSRRSRSRSYSPSQSRRRDRDNSDDNLRSNPRAPKIEYITEFGGAGDNDGPKLAGYTPPSSPPSSPPSHVGALNRPSSGQILEALHIDPASGVSIDSERNTKLSKPSAGSSGLAKLSKPSGSGILPKQGEKKETPQERLKRIMSKQLNKQIKKDTAAEMAKKREQERQRLEKLAETNRLSRHRHRSRSRSFSRSPPRRYRRSRSPSGGRSSRTYRSRSRSRSVTPVRSHSRSISHSRSPRVRSRSKY, encoded by the exons ATGTGGCACGAAGCTCGCCGGTCGGAAAAGAAGGTCCATGACATGATGGACGCCGCTCGGAAACGGGCACAACGACGGGCGGTGTATCTAGCCAAGCGCCGCGGTGATCCACAGCAATCCATACAAGTTTCAGGCTCTCGCTGCCGTGTGTACCGTGACGATGGCCTCTATCAAGCTACTGAAGATCAGCAAGGCCT GATTCCATGGAATGGGAAACAGGACGTTATGATTGACAG ATTCGATGGGCGTGCTCTTCTCGATTTCATAAGAGAACCTGATTCTAGACGTTTTCGCGTGGTCGAGAAGACGGATGAAGAAGAAGAGTTAGAGGAGTTTGTTAGTTTTGAGCGTTACCGGGATTTAATTAAGCATCGACGTAGAGGAT TTAGCGATGAAGAAGGTCTGCACCATGTTAACCAAGAGATGGAGGCTAAAAGTGCTGCTTTACTTGGATTAGACAG GTCTCATACAGCCCAAGCACCAGCTAATAAGGGTTCGTATTCACAAGTGGGCTTCTCCTATGATAAAGATGAGAATCAAGATtcagatgatgatgacgatgatgatgaagatgaagaggatgaagatgaCTTCAATAGTGATGATAGCAACGATGAAGGAATGGATATAATTGCAAAGGAGTTTGGAGTGAAGAGATACGGGTGGCTCGTATACATGGATAAAAAGGCTAAGGAGGAGGAAAGGAGACAAAAGGAAGTGGTGAAGGGAGATCCTGCAATT AGGAAGCTGAGTCGTAAAGAAAGAAGAAAGGCTTCTCAAATTggaagagagagggagagagaatcAGCCCGTCTTTCTGGAAGTAGAGTCCTTCATCATGATCCTTACAG GGAACCTAGACGAAGTCCAACATACGAAGCTTATCCACGTTCTAGGAG ATCTAGATCACGCTCATACTCTCCATCGCAATCGAGGCGCCGAGATCGTGATAACTCAGATGACAATCTAAGGAGTAATCCAAGGGCTCCAAAAATAGAATATATAACGGAATTCGGGGGCGCAGGAGATAACGATGGACCTAAGCTCGCTGGATACACTCCCCCCTCGTCTCCCCCGTCGTCTCCTCCAAGTCATGTTGGTGCATTAAACCG GCCGTCGTCTGGGCAAATTCTCGAAGCCTTGCATATAGATCCCGCTTCAGGCGTATCTATCGATAGTGAACGAAATACCAAATTGTCAAAACCATCTGCGGG ATCATCAGGATTAGCTAAGTTAAGTAAACCTTCTGGTAGCGGTATTCTTCCTAAACAGGGCGAGAAAAAAGAAACGCCTCAGGAGCGACTTAAGCGGATTATGAGCAAACAACTGAATAAGCAAA TTAAGAAAGATACTGCTGCTGAAATGGCTAAGAAACGAGAACAAGAGCGCCAGAGGCTTGAAAAACTCGCAGAAACTAACAGACTTAGTAGACACAGGCACCGAAGTCGAAGCAGAAGCTTCAGTCGCTCACCTCCAAG ACGATATAGGCGCAGTAGAAGTCCAAGCGGGGGAAGAAGTTCTAGAACGTACCGTTCACGTTCTCGGTCCCGCTCAGTAACTCCTGTGCGGTCCCACTCTCGTTCCATCTCTCACTCTCGCTCACCAAG GGTGAGAAGCCGCTCTAAGTACTAG